The sequence CAGAAGAAAGGATCCATTCCCCAAGTCTGTTGCTGCATATTGCTCAGACAGAACAATTTCGCGTTGTAAGACATTGAAAGCATAAGGTGTAAGAATATTCCGTGCGTGTTCTTCAAGAGGCATGCCGGTCTTGACATGCATATATTGCATCCCTTCTCTGGTCTGGTTCTCAAAGTTGGCAGCAATACTAACCTTCAAGATCCCAAAACAGAACTTAATGACGCAGTTATCGAAATCTGAACGTACATGCACCAAAAGATCGAATAAACCTTACCTGCTCAAAGAATACTTGCAGACATGTCTGTCCATTCAAAATTCGTTTCAAGAATGACTCCAAAGACGATGAAAACTCCGCTGTCAGTGTACGAGCGAGAAAGTAACTTCTAATGTAAGAAAATGCCCAGGATGCTCGGTAAGAATACAACAAAGCTACATGTTTATCAGATACAAGGCCAAACCGAGCAACCAAAATGTTCCATTGATGCTCGAAATCTTCAACATTCTCCAGATGAGAAAGCATATCAAACTCGGCTTTAAAGTTTGCATACTGTGATCCAATGGGCAAAGAGAACCAACTGGATATTTTGGATAAAATATGCCATATACatataacatgttttgaatttgGCAATTCGCTTGCTATAGCATCTCTGAGCCCCGAGTCTATATCGGTAAGAATAGTCTGTGGATGTCTTCCTCTCATAAATCGCATAAAAGCCTGttcaaaagaagaaaatcaTAAGGAAATACAAGAAGACTGATGAGGTTTGACCAAAGAATTTACATCCACGAACCTGTAAAGCCCAAGCAAATGCATGAGAACTTTCATCTTGTAGTAGCACACATCCTAAGAAAATTGCCTTGCCATGATTATCGATACCAAACCATACTCCAAGGAGCAATCCATAAGTGATTGAACGATACGTAGTGTCAAAACCAACTACATCACCAAAAACATTGTATGCGCGAATGGAATCGCCAAATGACCATGTAATATTTTCAACCTTTTCATTTTCATCTACAGAATAATCATAGACAAAATCTGGATCCCTCTCAGTCATAGCCTTGCAGGCCTCAAGAAGTTCGAGCATATCATTCTCTCTTTTCTCATTGAGCAGAGCATCATTCTCTTGAACAGTCTTCTTACAAGTCCTAACAAAATTTCTAACATCTTTCTCTATGAAGGGCAACTGTCCAGGTTGAACCCCCTTTTCTAGCTCCAACACTTTTACTATCCGGTTTACAGGAAACCCAGCTTTGGAGAGTAAAAGAATTCGTTCTTGATCAGCCTCTTGTATTTTACGATATGCAGGAAGTAAGCGCACTTGGTCATCTTCCAATAACTCATGATTATGAACGTTACTAAACTGTGAAACATACCATTGCGAAAAACCATCAACAATTTCCTTTGTCAAATACAACTTTGCATCGCATCCACATCGTACTGATTTTCGCTCCCTAGGATGTTCCACATTGGCCTTTTTTCTTGGTTGATTAAATCCAGACCGGTAACAAACAAAATCTCGTCTATATACTCCTAAGTTTTGGCTTTCTGTCGAGCGCGCTTTCCTAATTGAAAACCCATTCTTCCTGGCAAAGTTGCTGTAGTATTCAAAAGCATCATCATCAGTTTTGAATATTTGACCAACATATGGAGTGAAGACAGCTTCTGATGATGACGAAGACTGAGCTATTTCACTCTTCACATGCTGAGAGCTTACTGATGTCAACTCATCTCCTTCATACTTAATGTAACACTTCCAGTCTCCACATGGGCACTGTTGGCGCCGAAGCCACATGTTCGAGGGCTTCATCGCCATCCTTAAAGAAACACAACAAGTTTTTCCAGTAACCTTTAGCCAAACAAACTGCAAACGAAGAAAAAAACGAATACTTGGAACAAAAAGTTAGCATTTGATTCAGACTGTATAAACAAGGAAAAATACATTTATAAATAATTCATCATGCGATTTTAGTCCCAAAAAACGCAGCGGAGAAAGGCGGAGAAAGGGGAAGTCTTTCCTTAAATTCCATATCCTTCCTAAAGAGTTAACACTACAGAGTCTAGCTGAAGATAGTGAATTCTAAATCAatgaacaaaaatgaaaatttggcATAAACTAACAACGAATCGAAATTCCACAAAAGACACATATCATGATCCAAAAAGGTAggtaaattaaatgaaaaaattaaaagaaactcAGCAACAAGCATGAATTCAAATTGTTCTATACCCCAAAAAAATTGATCTTTAAGACAGTGAAacagataaaaataaaaaacttacaAATTTAATACAAAAAAGGAGCTTACCGGTAACAAAAATTGCCTTCAAAATCTCGAACGGCTCAAATTATTCAGGCCAAGACAATGTGGAGTCGCAGAGCGTCTGCAAGTGTTTAGGTccagaaattcaaaaaattacacaattatataaaaaaaaaaaaaaaacccagaagttAGAGTGGCAGTGAAGAGGTAAAGGTTCGAACTTTGAGCAGGAAGTGATGAATTGAGAGAGAAAATAACATACCCGATACGGAAATGCGAGCGAAAGTATAACccctttttgtgtttttgttcgCGCTTTGGGTTCTTCATCGTCTCTCTCTCCGCAGAGGAATTTCAGTTGTTTTTGGTGAATTTGAGATAATATTATAAAACAAGCAAATGGGCCCAATTGAAATATGTTAGTTGTGGGCCCACAGAAAACGTTAGCAAAAGTTGATTTGTGTTTATCTGATATTACAGGTGTAGACCAAAAAGTATGGAAGGCCTAAACTTAAAATAGAATATTAGTGTAGAATATTGTTTGtaatgacaaaaattaatagAGTGTAAAATTTAGAACCATGTTTAGAATTAGTCTATGAATTAAaatcattgttctaaaaattcccGCTTAGCGCCTCTTAGGCGGACGAAAAATAATAGAGTAAAGTTTAAAATTTAGAACTGTGCTTAGAATTAGTCCATGAACTAAAATCACTGTTTTTAAAACCTCCGAATAGTGCCGCCTAAGCCTCGCCTAGACGCTAGGTGGCTGGCCACCGCCTCGGTTAGTgtctaggcgtttgaaaattaaggaaTAGTGCCTAGACCTGCTGAGGCACCCGCCTAGACCACCTAACCTGCCCAGACTCACCTAGGCACCTGCCTAGGTCATGACTCACTTAgataaaatatataactttaattttacattttatttttttcaataaattgtaagagacttgttaaatacttaaatgaacacattatatgcttgttccttatgttttcattatgttctaatacatcataatatatatgtcattttattttgtaatttatgatgaaattatatttttaaggATAAACAATCACTCGtttacacaaaatataataatgccaaatattttttaaaacattgactaaaattttgatattttacgtctctaaatttaacaaaacaTTTCTCATTGGCTTTTGATCGATGCCGTCAAACTTTCCATCCTAAAAGACCACGTGCCACACAGTATATTGGGCCGAACACCTCTTATGTCATGCGACGAGGAATTTGAAGGCATATTTTAATCCACGATTTCAATTGATAACGTTTTCAATCACTTAAGTTATAAGTTTTTTTACACAAACGCCACAAACTTTAATAAAGAGTTGCGATTTTCACtctcattttcttcaatttaaccTCTCTACTTTTTACTTCCATTCTCATTTGCTTAAATTAAAATTACCAGGTGACATGAAGAGCTTGAATTTCCCTGCATTAAGTACATAATTATCAAAAGCTACGCTGGATATTAGCAAGTTCACATAATTCCTTGCACAAAATTCCTTAAATTAGACAAAATTTGATTGATACAAAAGGGTTAACCAAATCAATAAGGGACTCgtttagaagtgtttttaaaatggttgaaagcgcttttggtaaaaatgtttttgcagcaaatttttagtaaaaatgcaagtgaattttGGAAACGACGTTAAGTGCTTCTTGCATGAAGGACATAAGTGTTTTTGGAATCCACagaattttctctaaaagcgctttcagtcattttaaaagcacttacaaacaaaccctaaattacTGTACAAAAATGCCGAAACTGAAGCTTCCTAGTTGATCAAGGGCAGTCCTCCCCACTCATGATCCGCTTCAGAATCTTACATTGTCAACTATGCTCAATCTCAATCAGTACCAAGTGCTTACTAGTCGATTACCAGTAATCCCCGCACGAGCACTTGCCATCTGCAAAATGATGAAATCTGTTTGAGTCTCGCAATACTATTTGCCTACCAACAATCTTCGATATATATTTGAAGGCGGTGTGGCAGTCACCACAAACACGGAGGTTTTTCATAATCCTTATAGGCAACTGTGACGGGCGAGTAAGAACATATGCAACCGCAAGCTTCTCGCTGTGATAGCTCAGGATTTCTTCCTTGTTCTCCTGTTCAAGATCATAAAGCGCAAATTTCGTTTCAGGCACATATCCTGCATCCCTCATTTTTCCATTGAGTTCCTTCAGTTTATCGTATATTAAATCTTTCTCCGGGTGTGATTTGTCTCCTGCTACAAACACATGAACACCATCCTTCATGGTGACCCAACTACACCCTGCTTCCTTCTTTGCTGATGCCTTCCTCATTGCCATCCTCGCCTTGGCCACATCATCCCACTTCCCTCCAGAAGCATACATATTAGCAAGAAGCACGTAGTTTGTAGCGTTTTGGGGTTCCAACTCTAATAGCATTTCAGCAGCCCTTCTACCTAGTTCGGTGTTGCGACCACTAGCTCGGCCACAAGCCCCTAAAACTGTCCTCCAAATAAGAACATTAGGCTTCATTGGCATTTTGTTGATGAAGTCCTCTATCATATTAAGTTTTCCTGCCCTGCCAAGAAGATCAACCATACATGAAAAGTGCTCCATCCTAGGAGCCAGTCCATGTACTTTGGTCATGGATTCGAAATGGTGAAACCCTTCATCCACCATTCCTGCATGGCTACAAGCTGATAAGACCCCGACAAAAGTAACATGATCTGGCATCTGACCTTGTTGCTTCATTTGCGCGAAAAGTCTCAGAGCTTCTTGTCCCTGTCCATTACGAGCAAAACCTGATATCAGTGAATTCCAAGAATACGCATTCCTCACTGGCATTGATTCAAAGAACCTTGAAGCATAATCAATCCTTCCACATTTTGAGTACATGTCAACAAGTGCACTTCCAACTACAACATCAGATTCCAAACAAGCTCTTATCCCGCACGCATGAACTTCCATTCCACGTTCTAATGTCGCTATGGAGGCACAAGCACTGAGAACGGTAGCAAAGGTAAATGAGTCTAATCTCTGACCCCTTTGCATCATAAACCAGACCAAACCCATGGCTTTGGGCAAGAGCTCATTGTGTATGTATCCAGAAATCATGGCATTCCAACTTATTTCATCCCTTCTCTCAGACATTCTAGAAAATATCCTTTCACAGTCATCTATCCCTCCACACTTTCCATAGAAAGTAATTAGTGCATTCTCAATAGCACAGTCCTCGATAGCATTGTATTTTAAGACTACAGCATGAATCTGCTGGCCCAGCTCCGGAAGTGAGAGAGATGAAACTGCTGAAAGAATGCTCAAAAGTGTTACTCTATTAAGCTCCCACCCAGATTGCATCATGTCCAAGAAATATTGTACAACTTCTGAAACTGATGCCTCTGAACCAGCTAAAGCCCCAATTATGGAATTCCATGACACTTGGTCATACTCCGGCATTAAGAAGAAAACATTTCGGCATTCACTAAGATACCCAGTGTCGGAATATAATGCAAGAAGAGCATTTGACACTGAAACATCGAAATCAAGTCCCAATTTAAGTGCTTCACAATGTATCTGTTGTCCCAACATGATCCAGACCAAGCTTGCACATGAACTCAAAGCACTAATTAATGTAAAATTTGAAGGCATCAACTCTGATCTCCTCATGTCACGGAAGTTCATGACTGCATCTTCAAAACGCTCATTCTGGTCAAGACCAGAGATTAGAGAGTTCCATGAGATTAAGTCTTTGTCAGCCATGTGCCTGAAAACTGAGCAAGCGTCATTAATAGCGCCACATTTAGCATACATATTAACCAGTCCATTACCTATTGCAACTTTTCTGTAAATTAAACCAGCCCCGATTACGTATGCATGAACCTCTCTTCCCCTTCTTTTCCCTTCCTCCAAAACCAAAAATTCAGGAAAAGAACTTAAAAGAACCACAAGCGAATCAAGGTTTGTTCCAACCAAGTCCTTCATCTCCATGAAAACTTCAGTGGCTTCTTCTCCTCGCTTCTGCCTCACCAATGCAACCATCAACCCGTTCATTGACACTGCATTCCTCTGACTCATCTGCTCAAAAATATTCCTAGCATAATCAATTAACCCAAACTTTGCAAATCCACTAACCAAAGCACTACCCACATACAAGTCCTGTAAAATTCCAGATTTCTTAATCCTGGTCAGCATTTGCTTAAGCAAACTCAAACCCGAATCAGCCAAAGAACAAACTGCAGTTATTAAGCTACCAAATGTGTACTCATTAGGTTTCAAATTGAAACCTACACCGTCCTTTTGCATGCTCGAGAAAAGCTTGTATGCAGAGACTGCATCACCTCTTTGGCAATAAACTGAAATAATTGAGTTCCAAGATATTGAATTTCTAATCTTTATCTCGCAAAAAACCCGGTAAGCATCATCAACAGGCCCCAAACATTTCCCATACATTGACATCAGCACATTAGCCATTACCATATCAGAAGCATGATCCGTTTTAGATATCAACCCATGTGTTTGCATCCCAAACTTAAGCTTGCTAGGACCAGACTCCTGGCAAGCTCGAAGAACGCTACCAAAAGCGTAAGGACTAGGCGAAAAACCGCCAGAAACCATCCGTTTAAAATGGGCACACGCCTCATTTGGCATGCCATTCTGGGTATACCCCGAAATCAAGCAAGCCCAAGTAACCGAGTTCTTGTCAGGCATTTCCTCGAACAGCATGCCTGCTTCCACCAAAGCACCGCTTCTGACGTAAACATTGATAAGAGTATTGCACAAAAACAAATCATTAGCAAACCCAAGTTTGCAAATCTGCAAATGAAAGTTCTGCGCGTCGTTTGAGGTACGCGAGTCCCTGAATCGAGTAGCAAGATACCCATATGCACCAGTGCTGGCATGATCCAAATCTTGGGTTTTAATCTGCGGCTCGGATGATGTGTACTGATCAGCCAAGCTCTTGAATGGGATCAAATGGCGAGTTGGGTTTTGAGATTGGAAGAAAAGGGAGGCGCGCGGTGGGCTTAAGACGGCAGGGGAGGCGGCGGCAGATGTTGTGAGAGCAGGGTTTGAACGGTGGGGAAGTTTTCTGTGAGAGCGAGAGGGAGTGAAGGAGAGAAAGCAGCGAAACATAATAGTCTGGTGAGGACGAAGGTTGTGCTTTCTTTCATGGATTTTCGCGCGATTTGGTGGAAAGGTTGAGACTTTCAAACAGAGTCGCCGTTTCTTAACTTCGTTTCAGGCCCCATGACTGCGCGCGCTCTGTCCACTACCGTTGGGTCTAACGATTTAAACGGTCACCCAAAATAAGAGAGCAAAAAGAAGTTTTGAAATTTCATGTTGAATTTTGTGAAATATAAAATTTCATGTTACAAATGTTGATATTGTTGAGATttgattgaaaacaaaaacttatgAAGCTTGGACTAATTAGATGGTTTAGTAGACTTTTAAATTGGTGCTACGTCAAATTATGATAGcgtttttcaagtttttatattttaagtattGATGTACAGTAAAAAACACAATAAAGTGACATGATTTCGAGTTTCGGATTTTCATGATTTGACTGACTTCTTCATTTCAGGCCAGTGTGGAAGTAACGAACTTCTTCGTGGCTGCCGGAGACAAAAGGGTTCCGATCGAAGACACGAACATTGTGTGGGAGAAGCTCATGTCTTGGTGCAAGTATGTCGAAATGGTGTCCAACTTTCAGGCCACAACATAAAGCATGGTTGAATTTGAAGTACGTAGACAACATTTGCatggttcaatttcataaagAGCACAAGAATCTCTCATTTACAAAGGGTTAGCATATACACTTTAAATTAACATAAGTTCCAAGCATCAAACTGCCTTCACCTGACCTATTCAGATATCCGAAACCACCCCTCTCCAAATCTCGACTTGATGTTGTATACAGGCTAGAGAGAGCGGGAACACGAAAACTTTTGATAAAGAATGATGAGGATGCAGATGAATAAAGAGATTGATCCCAGGAAGTCTTCCGCTGAACTTGGTCTGTATTTGCTTCAAAAATCTTGGTGTCGACCTTGAAGCAAAAACGTTATTACTTACTCTAAAATCTCTAATTAATATTGCAGCTTACCGAGCTTGCCAGTGAAAAATTAGTATCCTCCAGCCTCTGAATAATTGTTGGTCCCGACGCTGACTGATACAGCCATTTAGTTATGGACATGCCACGCCGGTTTAAGTGTCAGTCAACTGAAGTGGGAGTGTTGCCTCTCTGTGTGTAATATACATAGCCCAGAAGGTTTATCTGCCAATCTGGTGAACCTGCGGAAATTCTATGAGTATTATAAAGGCTGCTCTCTCTGCTTCTCTCTGATAACATACAGTGCCGTTCATGATCTTCACCAGATTCTTGCTCATTTGTAGGCCTAGCCCTTCCTTTGAGACTCGATGGCTGTTGTGAAACATCTCTTGAATTAGATCGTCTGGAATTCCTGGTGCTGGATGAGTGATACTGCAATGTTAACCACACAACTGAAGTTAGCAGTCTTAATTTAGGCTGTCAGATGGCGGGTTCCATAATGAGCAATATGAAGTGAGATTTACCGGAACTCAAGATGAACAATGTGCATTTTCATGCCTATACGTTCCTTCTTTGGGGTTACTCTGAGCCCAATGGACAATCCTTCCGATGCAGGGGTGAAAAGGAGTGTGTTTGTCAAGAAATCAGACAGAATTTGTTGTAGCCTCAAATTGTCTCCATACAAGAGCATGGATGACACCTCGGCTGGTGAGTCATGGATGACCTTCACTTGCCGCTCCTGACTCAAAACCATAACTTGATATATGACAACCTCCACAGTTTCCCCAAGGTTAAATTCACTAGAATTTAATTCCATGTAGCTGCAAATAGAATTGAAATTAGTGCAAACGATAAGGGATTATTCTTCTTCATGAATCAGGATCAATATGAAAACAAGTTACGAAGTTTCTTTTATTGCCATTCCAAAATATAAAAGTAGGCGCTACAATCTAAATCTGATATTGAAGGAAGAAAACTGATAGGGTCACAACTTGAtctggaaaaatgaaaaaaaaaaaaaaaaaaaaaaacaacataccATTCCTCGATACTTTCGAGATCAGTGTCATCAACAATCTTGGCCAATTGGTCCTGACACAATCTTCTCTTCCTAAGTAACTGCTTCTGCTCTTCATTTAAATCAGAAGACCCCATCAGATTATGCATAAGCATAATCCCACTTAGAGGCTTTTTGATTTCTTGACGAATGTATGCCAGTTTCTTAATACTATCAGCTGCAGCCTGCTCTGATGCTCTCTGCATCTGCATAGCATACATAAGCTCTGGACTAGCCACATGTAAAAAGAACAAAACCCCAGTTATCTTTCCCAATGCATCAATTCGTTTGTTGGCAGAAAGTAATGCTTCAACATAATTACCCTGCTGATCGTAAAACCCAAAATGCAATTTACTAACATTCTCGCCTGTTATTACCCCATTTAGTAGAATGCTAAGCTTGGTTAAAGTGTCATGACCCTTAACACGACAACCAAAATTTTTCACAGTGAAAACTTCCCCAATGAGCATCCGATCAACTGCTTCTTCCCTTCTCAAGCCAGACAATTTTTGCATAGCGTCATTCCACTCCAAGCAACGAAAATTCTCATCAGTCATAAATATAGGAGGAATCAGTGCAGATGGGCTTCGAACAATCCCAACGTAATCACCTAGCAAACGGGTATACTTGTCCATACCCAGTTTTTCTTTGGTAAGATCTTGGCTTACAAAGCAAACCCCAACTACATCTTCCTTTATATCTCGGCTACAACATGAATTGACCACCAAGATTACAAAACTGTTACTTTCTTGATGGCCAAATGTTTTCAGTTTGATTtcaacatttttcttctccACACCTGCCATTTTACAACCACGTCAGACAAATTGCAGATTAGACAAAGGAGAAGGAACCCAAGAAGTGTATGAGGGAAAATGTATATAAGGTAAAAGAAAAGCACACTACTAAGTTATTACATATCCgtctttattttataaacttcGTATGCAATGGTTATGTAAAGAGTGAAACCAAATTACTACTTACAAAGGGTATTAATGTAAAGAGTGGTGTGGGTCAGGGAGCAACCCATGCAGAACACACAACCAAAGCTTATGCAACAAGGGAATCATCCGGTTTGACTTTTGTGAAAATTCACAAAGTCAGAAGCTTGAAGGAATACAAAAGGGGACATCCCAGAAAAAAAATGCTCTTAACAATTAGAACACCATATTGCTAATTATACAACCATTCACCATTATCCATTTGACAATATGTTCAATTTATCACAAAAGACACTTAAGGTAAAGCAACATCCAATGACTATTCTGATTTATGAGCATCTCCGAGTCACCTATTGTGGTCTATGTATCATCTAGAGAAACATAATCGCAAATCAGTCCGCAGCTAGTGTCAATTTTTCTATTTACAAAGTAAAATACCTATAAAGGAGTGACATGGATGATGGATTTCTTTCTATTTCTATATACATATGGAAAGTGAAAAAATCATCATATAATAATCCAGAAAATGCAAtagaaaagaacaaaaagggAGGTTTGTGAtgattttaaaatcttttataCTAGGTAATCTAGTATCCTTATATTGTCAAAGGATGAATAGTAGGGTCACCTTGCAATGCGAATGAGAGCATGTCCTTCACCACTTCAATTGAATCATCTCCAACAATATCAACTAACGGCATACCAATAGCTTGCTCAACAGCTAACCCTGTTAGCTCAGATGCTTTTGTATTCCACCCATTTATAGTACCGGAGGCATCAACAGCAAAAATGGGAACTACAGCTGTCTCAATAAGTCGAACCATTTCATTTGTGACAATGCGCAGTTCATCCACTCTCTGTATCCTATCATCAActgatggagccttcacaatcACTTTGGAATCATCCACAGGCTCGTCAGGTAATGATCCTCTCAGTATTAGCTGCAAAGAATGGATGACATCCATTTCAATATCTTCCCAAGGCACGCTTCGTCGCTTAACCACCTCCAGGAAAGCCTTGAATGATGACCTTGGATGCATTTTTCTTCCATCATCCTTGTCATCAGGATCATGTTTTGCTCCACCCCATTTGATTTCCTTTGCGGTGTGGGACCGAAACCAAAAAAGGAAATCCTTTGAGGTAATCTTAATAGCAGCCATTCCGCAAACTTCATCGCCAAGGGCTGAAGCACCTAGATAACCAGCCTCCATAAGGCTATCAGTAGTTAAGCCTGTGCTCCCACTATGGTACTTGAGAAGCCATTCAGCAATATCCTCAATTTGTGCTTCTGTCGGGGTAACGCCAAGCAACCATAATTTCTTCCTGTAATATAATGCAGCTCCATCACACTTAACAAGGTCCATCACATTAGGCGATTGAGTAACAATCCCTACAGGGGAATCCCTCATAAGCATGTCACAGAGCAGAGTCtgtatttttaatatatgtTTCTCCCTCGACTGAGCAGCCAGCTCCACTTCTTTGCTGATCTGTACACCAAAAACTTGTATCAAGAACTCACAGGCATATCTTAAAGGGAATGGAACAAATCTAGGGCTTGTGTGATGGCAAACCACTAAGCCCCATAATTTTCTTCTTCCCTTCGGCTGATCACTGTCCATCTCATCAACATCGTCGTTGATTGTAACAGACATCACAAGAGATGCAATGGAAgacatacttttcatatacagTGCATGGCAACCATGAGGAGATCTCAATGTTGATCCACAAAGACTCAATGGTTGAGCTAATTTCTTGTCCTGGATTACTTTAACTGGAGGGGCTAAACAATCACATATCATCCTAACCTTGTTCCTCATAAATAAGAATCTAGAAGCATGAGGTATATCCGTGGCTGGGAAATGAAAACCCAGATAAGGTTCCAGGTCAGGTTGATGGCACTCAGCGATAACTTCCCCGTGTTCATCTTCATGAAATTTATACACCATTATGCGATCATAACCCGTCAAATCACTAACTTCCTTAACTATAACATCACATAACAATGATATATCCCCACTTGGCAAGGACTGCAATTTTGAGATTGCTTTGGCTGCAAGCTTATAAGATTTCAATGCTCCCGCAGCAGTCACTGGAACATCAGCTGGACTTACTGGTTCCAAATCTATTACTAAACCAACGTCAACTCGATGTAGAATTGCATAAAAGGGCTTACCGGAGGTCTTAGAATGCACCAATATGGGGTTGAGAAGATTAACTTCCCCAAACTGGGCTGCTTTGTGCAATGCAGCAGCACCTGAGGACTGAAAGAGTGTCTGCACATCCGCTCCAAAAGTCAAAGCTTCTTGCTGCTCGATATTTGGAACAGCATGAGGGGCCAAGTCCAACATTTCTGGGGCATTTTCACTATAGGCAAGAACAGTGAAGTTTTTCTCATCAACAGCAATCAAGCAACCAAATGGTTGAATAAGGCTTCCTCGCTGCATGCTTCGGAGATAAGCAGATACAGTGCTGGAGGGGATTTTGCTAGTGGAAGATGAGATATTGCAGTCAACTGAAGCAGAGTAATCAAAAAACTGTTGAGATTCTCGAAAGTCTATGTCAAGCTTCGCATCAACGGGCGTCTGCGAAAATAAATGAACCCCAGGTTTTGATTGACTAGAGCTGCTTCTAGAACTATTCATCTTGTTCAAAGACGCCGACGACATCTCTCTACCCTCCATTTGTTCTTTATTTCTTCCCCAAGTAGAGCTAATTTCAATCAACCCCAG is a genomic window of Malus domestica chromosome 09, GDT2T_hap1 containing:
- the LOC103442994 gene encoding phytochrome C, whose product is MEGREMSSASLNKMNSSRSSSSQSKPGVHLFSQTPVDAKLDIDFRESQQFFDYSASVDCNISSSTSKIPSSTVSAYLRSMQRGSLIQPFGCLIAVDEKNFTVLAYSENAPEMLDLAPHAVPNIEQQEALTFGADVQTLFQSSGAAALHKAAQFGEVNLLNPILVHSKTSGKPFYAILHRVDVGLVIDLEPVSPADVPVTAAGALKSYKLAAKAISKLQSLPSGDISLLCDVIVKEVSDLTGYDRIMVYKFHEDEHGEVIAECHQPDLEPYLGFHFPATDIPHASRFLFMRNKVRMICDCLAPPVKVIQDKKLAQPLSLCGSTLRSPHGCHALYMKSMSSIASLVMSVTINDDVDEMDSDQPKGRRKLWGLVVCHHTSPRFVPFPLRYACEFLIQVFGVQISKEVELAAQSREKHILKIQTLLCDMLMRDSPVGIVTQSPNVMDLVKCDGAALYYRKKLWLLGVTPTEAQIEDIAEWLLKYHSGSTGLTTDSLMEAGYLGASALGDEVCGMAAIKITSKDFLFWFRSHTAKEIKWGGAKHDPDDKDDGRKMHPRSSFKAFLEVVKRRSVPWEDIEMDVIHSLQLILRGSLPDEPVDDSKVIVKAPSVDDRIQRVDELRIVTNEMVRLIETAVVPIFAVDASGTINGWNTKASELTGLAVEQAIGMPLVDIVGDDSIEVVKDMLSFALQGVEKKNVEIKLKTFGHQESNSFVILVVNSCCSRDIKEDVVGVCFVSQDLTKEKLGMDKYTRLLGDYVGIVRSPSALIPPIFMTDENFRCLEWNDAMQKLSGLRREEAVDRMLIGEVFTVKNFGCRVKGHDTLTKLSILLNGVITGENVSKLHFGFYDQQGNYVEALLSANKRIDALGKITGVLFFLHVASPELMYAMQMQRASEQAAADSIKKLAYIRQEIKKPLSGIMLMHNLMGSSDLNEEQKQLLRKRRLCQDQLAKIVDDTDLESIEECYMELNSSEFNLGETVEVVIYQVMVLSQERQVKVIHDSPAEVSSMLLYGDNLRLQQILSDFLTNTLLFTPASEGLSIGLRVTPKKERIGMKMHIVHLEFRITHPAPGIPDDLIQEMFHNSHRVSKEGLGLQMSKNLVKIMNGTVCYQREAERAAFIILIEFPQVHQIGR